GATCGGCGTACTCAGGCGGCCGAGGAACAGGCCGCCAAGGTGGGCACCAAGCTGGTGTTCCCACTGATCTTCTGCTTGTGGCCATCCTTCTTTCTGGTGGCAATCGGGCCCGTGATCATCGGGATTCTCAGGACTTTCGGGAAGCTGTGAAATGAACAGGAAAATACTGCTTATCGCCACCCTGGCGGCCGTGTCCGGTTGCCAGAGCATGGGGCCGACCCTGACCGATCGCGGGCATTCGCTGTACCGGGGAGAAAACGCCTTGCTGTATGAGGTGCAGGCCCAGGCCGACTCTCCGGAGCAGGCCATGCGCATGGGCGCCGCGGCCTATCAGGGCGGGGCGCTGGATCAGGCGCTGTACCAGTACCTGCGGGCGCTGGAGCTGGATCCCGAACGTTATGAGGCGCTGGTGTGGATCGGGCGCATTCACCGCGAACGCGGCAACCAGCACCTGGCTGAACTGGCCTTCAGCGATGTGCTGAGCAAGCAGCCGGACAACCCGGCGGCGCTGGCCGAAATGGGCCAGCTGCAGCTGGCCATGCAACAGCCGGACAGGGCTCGCGAACTGCTGGGCCGGGCCGTGGCGCTCGATCAGAAACGCCTGGGTGGCACTGGCACGGGCGCACCGGAGGGGTTCAAGGTGGACGCCGCCTCGCCGCTCAAGGTGTACAACGCCATGGGGGTGTTGGCTGACCTCAAGGGCGACTTCGACCAGGCAGCCGGCTATTACCGCCTGGCTGCGCAGATCGACCCGCGTTCGGCGCTGGTGGCCAACAGCATGGCCTATTCGCTGTACCTGGCCGGCAAGTGGCCTGAGGCCGAGCAGCAGTACCGCCGCGGCATCAGTTACGACAGTCGCTATCAGCCGCTGTGGCGCAACTATGGCCTGTTGCTGGCGCGCATGGAGCGCTACGAGGAGGCGCTGTCGGCCTTCGAGCAGGTGGAGAAGCGCGCGGAGGCCAGCAACGACGTGGGCTATGTCTGCCTGATCGAGGGCAAGCTGGATGTCGCCGAGCAGTTCTTCCGTTCGGCCATCGAGCAGTCGCCGGGGCATTACGACCTGGCCTGGGAAAATCTCAGCCGGGTCGAGCAGATCCAGCGTATTCGTCAGCACAGCAGTCGCCAGCAGGCGCCAGTGGCCGAGGCGGTGGCGGTAACCGCGGTGGCTCCGCCGGCCAAGCTGCAGGTGCTGCCCTGAGGGCACCGGCAGCTTGAGCGGGGCGGGTGGGGCTTAGTTGAGGGCGTCGGTCAGTGCCTTGGCCGGCACCAGCTTGACCACCTTCTTCGCCGCGATCTGGATCGCCTTGCCGGTTTGCGGGTTGCGGCCGGTGCGTGCCGGGCGCTCGCTGAGCTTGAGCTTGCCGATCCCCGGCAGGCTGATCTCGCCGTCGTTTTCCAGGGCATCGGCGACGATTTCGCCCAGCTGGTCGAGCAGGGCGCGTACATCGTTCTTCTGCAAGTCGGTGGCTTCGGCGAGGTCGGCGATCAGCTGGTCTTTGGTCAGGGCCATGAGGGACTCCAGGCGGCAAGGGAAAAGAGTGCCCGCCGGGCGGGCGAGTCGGCAGGCACGCTAGCACAAACTGCAGTTATTCCGTGAGTTGCGCGTCGAGGTTCCAGGCCCACACCACGAAGCGCAGCTTGCCCTTGATGCCGGGCGTGGTGCCGCTGTCGAAATCCACCTTCACCTCGACCTTGCCGGCGGCCAGTTTCTTGATGTCCAACTGCTCGCTGGCCAGGCGAAAGCCCTGGTTCTGCCAGGCATAGGAAATCTGCCAGGCCACCCGCTCGTCTCCCGGCGGCAGCAGCTTGAGCTGCAGGGCATTGCTGAACAGCGAACTGCCCTCGAAGTGCTGGTCGACCCACAGTTTCTGTTCGATCTCGTAATCCGGCACGCGCACGTTGAAGATCAGGCTGTAGGTCAGCGACGGGTCTTCGCGGTTGACCTTGGCACGATTGGCGAGAAATACCGAGGAGAGGAAGAGGCAGCCGTTGCTTTTCGGTGCTTTTTTCCAGTCCTGATGGCGCAGGCAGGCCACCGAGTCTTCCTCGGCGGTGCGCCGGGTCAGGTACCACAGCTTGCCCTTGGGCGCGGCCAGGGCTTCGAACTGGTACAGCGCATCGACTTTCTTGCCTTGCTGTTCGAGGTCGCTGACGGCGGCCGGCAGGCGGATCTCCTCGATATCGGCCCAGATGTCGACACGCACGTTGCCGAACAGGAAGCGGGTGAGGTTCTGGTAGGACTCCTCGCTGTTGACGATGCCGAAGAAGCCCGAGTGGCCACGGTAGGCGAAGGCCTTGGCGCACGGCAGGCCGGGTTTGCGCGCATCGCTGAGGGCATTGAGGGTGGCGTTCTCGATACGCACCAGGCCATCGCTGCCGTGGCCGGCGAAGCTGCGCGACAGGCCCATGGCCACCTCGTAGTCGCTGCGGTTGGTGCCGACCATGCAGAAGGTGCGCTCGGCGATCTTGCCCGGTAGCCAGTCGACCCGGTCGTCGTCCTTCTTGTACAGGTCTTCCAGGGCGAGGAAGCCGGCCAGGCGCTTGCGGTTGAAGTTGCTGATGTCGTTCCAGCTCAGCCAGCTCGGCACGTTCTGGCCGATCATCTCGATGCCGTTGTGCGGGGTGGCGTAGGTGAAGAACTTGTCGACGTACTGCGCCGCGCCCTGTTTATCCAGCTTGGGGTTCTGCAGCAGCCCGCGGCACACCAGGCCGCCCATGGAATGGGCCACCAGATAGCAACGGAAGTCCGCCTTGGCGATGCCGTTGGCGGCGTTGCTACAGACCAGGTCGCGAACCTTGATGATCAGCTCGCCGAGCTTTTCCGCGAACACTTCCAGCTCCGGGGTCTTGCCCTTGCCGAGCAGGCGCGAGGCCTCGTCGTAGTAGCGGTAGATGATGATCGAGCGGCTGCCGAGCTTGTGCTCGGGGTTGTCGTGCCACTCCTTGTCGAGGATGTCGTAGCCGTCCTCGTAGATGTCGCGGTACTTGAAGTCCGAGGCCAGGCGGATCACCGGCGACTCGAAGATGTACTTGCGCGGCTGGCGCTCGCGGTCGGCCACGGCGCGGTACACGGTGGAGCCGAGATTGAAGCCGCAGAAGGGGTCGGCAGTGGTTTCGTCGATCTCCGTGGGCGTCATGGCATAGCCGCGCACATAGATGATCGGGTGGAAGGGATTGTTGGGATTGGCCATGGGACGCTCCGTGTACGCAGTGAGGGCTCCTGAGGCGGCGCGGCACTACCGGACTGCGGGCAAGCGTCGTAGGGCGGGAAGGGCCGGCAGGCGGGCTGCGACCCTGAGGAAAGGTTAGCGGGGGCGCAGCGGATGTCACGCCGCAGGCGACGACCTGAGGGAGGCGCGAGTGGGGGCGCGGTACGGCCGAGTTATCCGCGCCAGGGCCAATGGTGCAGGCTAGGGCGCCCGGCGGATGCGCGTTGTGGCGAACCGCCAGTATTCAGCCAGCGGCTATGCTAGACGATAAGCAGGCCATAAGACCCTGCTGTGGAGACAGCCATGCTTCGTATGTTTGCTGACTTG
The window above is part of the Pseudomonas alcaligenes genome. Proteins encoded here:
- a CDS encoding lipopolysaccharide assembly protein LapB — its product is MNRKILLIATLAAVSGCQSMGPTLTDRGHSLYRGENALLYEVQAQADSPEQAMRMGAAAYQGGALDQALYQYLRALELDPERYEALVWIGRIHRERGNQHLAELAFSDVLSKQPDNPAALAEMGQLQLAMQQPDRARELLGRAVALDQKRLGGTGTGAPEGFKVDAASPLKVYNAMGVLADLKGDFDQAAGYYRLAAQIDPRSALVANSMAYSLYLAGKWPEAEQQYRRGISYDSRYQPLWRNYGLLLARMERYEEALSAFEQVEKRAEASNDVGYVCLIEGKLDVAEQFFRSAIEQSPGHYDLAWENLSRVEQIQRIRQHSSRQQAPVAEAVAVTAVAPPAKLQVLP
- a CDS encoding HU family DNA-binding protein, producing MALTKDQLIADLAEATDLQKNDVRALLDQLGEIVADALENDGEISLPGIGKLKLSERPARTGRNPQTGKAIQIAAKKVVKLVPAKALTDALN
- a CDS encoding triacylglycerol lipase, which translates into the protein MANPNNPFHPIIYVRGYAMTPTEIDETTADPFCGFNLGSTVYRAVADRERQPRKYIFESPVIRLASDFKYRDIYEDGYDILDKEWHDNPEHKLGSRSIIIYRYYDEASRLLGKGKTPELEVFAEKLGELIIKVRDLVCSNAANGIAKADFRCYLVAHSMGGLVCRGLLQNPKLDKQGAAQYVDKFFTYATPHNGIEMIGQNVPSWLSWNDISNFNRKRLAGFLALEDLYKKDDDRVDWLPGKIAERTFCMVGTNRSDYEVAMGLSRSFAGHGSDGLVRIENATLNALSDARKPGLPCAKAFAYRGHSGFFGIVNSEESYQNLTRFLFGNVRVDIWADIEEIRLPAAVSDLEQQGKKVDALYQFEALAAPKGKLWYLTRRTAEEDSVACLRHQDWKKAPKSNGCLFLSSVFLANRAKVNREDPSLTYSLIFNVRVPDYEIEQKLWVDQHFEGSSLFSNALQLKLLPPGDERVAWQISYAWQNQGFRLASEQLDIKKLAAGKVEVKVDFDSGTTPGIKGKLRFVVWAWNLDAQLTE